A stretch of the Sphingobacterium thalpophilum genome encodes the following:
- a CDS encoding fasciclin domain-containing protein: MTPDMLTINKRKTVRLKVHCPGWAGAKAMRLLALLLSVLCFSACNNKDLDLYVESDNYSNAADFIGNNYNLSLFYAALKQADLLDLLKQEGPYTLFAPNNKAFNDLGIVRASDFAEMNRDSLRQSLLYHILPRRLYTGDVPVNTIDNKYINMVDKELFIGYKYEKVCTECLITSNLYVNGSKSVATTQNIVLANGVLHMVDKVLKYHKTVQDILTADPAYSLFVAFLKRTGDWDRLAQPAFTTVFAPDNAAFEKAGITASDIADLDPGQYGKRLSRVYLLYNHFFLSDMSIYGQLPGSGYYGSPFYRARIVGDELYYFGISASTPMEPFIIHSQAPNPNGPIRISNFQPPYRTDHKADNGIVHGITSLLVLPEEALIKDKTHTDQR, from the coding sequence ATGACACCAGATATGCTAACCATAAATAAGCGAAAAACAGTCCGGCTCAAGGTTCATTGCCCGGGGTGGGCTGGAGCGAAAGCCATGCGGCTGCTGGCTTTGCTACTGAGCGTGCTTTGTTTTAGTGCATGCAACAATAAAGATCTTGATCTGTATGTCGAGAGTGACAACTATAGTAATGCTGCAGATTTTATTGGCAACAACTATAACCTCAGCTTGTTTTATGCGGCATTAAAACAGGCTGATTTATTGGATCTATTGAAGCAGGAAGGACCATATACACTGTTTGCACCCAATAATAAAGCATTCAACGACCTGGGCATTGTCCGCGCCAGTGACTTTGCGGAGATGAACCGGGATAGCCTAAGGCAGTCCCTGCTCTATCATATCCTGCCCCGGAGGCTGTATACAGGGGATGTTCCCGTCAACACCATCGATAATAAGTATATCAACATGGTGGATAAAGAATTGTTTATTGGCTATAAATACGAAAAAGTCTGTACAGAATGTCTGATAACTTCGAATTTATATGTCAACGGCTCTAAATCCGTTGCAACTACACAGAATATCGTGCTGGCCAATGGCGTACTGCATATGGTGGACAAGGTCCTAAAATACCATAAGACGGTGCAGGATATTTTAACCGCAGATCCAGCTTACAGCCTCTTTGTTGCTTTCCTCAAGCGTACAGGTGACTGGGACCGCCTGGCGCAACCGGCCTTTACAACGGTTTTCGCTCCCGATAATGCAGCGTTTGAAAAAGCAGGCATTACGGCCAGCGATATTGCTGATTTGGATCCCGGTCAGTACGGCAAACGCCTGTCGCGCGTGTACCTGCTGTATAATCACTTCTTTCTTTCGGACATGAGTATTTACGGGCAGCTACCTGGCTCTGGCTATTATGGAAGTCCATTTTATCGTGCCCGGATTGTAGGGGATGAACTCTATTATTTCGGCATTTCTGCCAGTACACCGATGGAACCATTTATCATTCACAGCCAGGCACCTAATCCCAACGGTCCGATCCGGATCAGCAATTTTCAGCCTCCTTACCGGACAGATCACAAAGCTGACAATGGAATTGTGCACGGTATCACGAGCCTGCTGGTATTGCCGGAAGAAGCGCTAATCAAGGACAAAACCCATACAGATCAACGATGA
- a CDS encoding fasciclin domain-containing protein, whose translation MKNKLNLLIIGVLYSISALLAACHKTEFMPEPVGEQIPAPTYPGLLEGLPAEASLFKTMWQKAEMDAILASEQPRVKLTFLVPSNGALESAGYTGAKIQQLTKDSLQQVLRYHVLNGAVSSQQLALAGGDLTFFTLLKHPRFLDGEPRESSLVRTVPYTYRQQLNMDQSDLIADGKKIKIVKELPVAQGHAFVIEKVLNAPQQQMYDFLVKDGRFTLYLKAMALNNIEYANDFMMNMYPSFAVPIRFMLDWNYYFEGTFHHSAERPRHIIHCTLFAPTDEAFHRVGIYTEADLRELNGRIETPIYYEQNQTTPVDSLLKYQYIGNASMDIGYNEDYSMFALDVQISRFSNNPTIFSPMMDDRKLADFKDIGHRFYRSGNRIQVGHEHSKVPPVDITEVNINTVQGPVHVVDRIIVPEDFSMWHKKK comes from the coding sequence ATGAAAAATAAGTTAAATCTACTTATAATAGGTGTATTATACAGTATATCGGCATTGCTTGCCGCCTGTCATAAAACCGAATTTATGCCCGAACCCGTTGGCGAACAGATCCCAGCTCCTACATACCCCGGGCTGCTGGAAGGACTGCCTGCGGAGGCAAGCCTGTTTAAAACGATGTGGCAAAAGGCCGAAATGGACGCTATACTAGCCTCTGAACAGCCTCGTGTCAAACTGACTTTCTTGGTCCCCAGCAATGGCGCGCTCGAAAGCGCTGGATATACCGGTGCGAAAATACAGCAGCTGACCAAGGACTCTTTGCAGCAGGTGTTGCGCTATCATGTGCTCAACGGTGCAGTCAGCTCCCAGCAGCTCGCTCTGGCGGGGGGTGATCTGACGTTTTTTACCTTATTGAAGCATCCCAGATTCCTGGACGGTGAGCCCCGCGAGAGCTCATTGGTCAGGACGGTCCCTTATACCTATCGGCAGCAACTAAATATGGACCAGTCAGATCTGATTGCCGATGGGAAGAAAATCAAAATCGTGAAGGAGCTACCCGTCGCACAGGGACATGCTTTTGTCATTGAAAAAGTCCTCAACGCACCGCAGCAGCAGATGTATGATTTTTTGGTAAAGGACGGCCGTTTTACCCTATATCTAAAAGCCATGGCGCTTAACAATATCGAATATGCCAATGATTTTATGATGAACATGTATCCGAGCTTTGCGGTGCCAATACGCTTTATGCTAGACTGGAACTATTATTTTGAAGGTACTTTTCACCATAGTGCGGAGCGGCCAAGGCATATCATCCATTGCACCTTGTTTGCGCCGACCGACGAAGCTTTTCACCGTGTGGGCATCTATACGGAGGCGGATCTGCGCGAACTGAATGGGAGAATTGAAACGCCGATCTATTACGAACAAAACCAGACGACACCGGTAGATAGCCTGCTAAAGTATCAGTATATCGGCAACGCAAGTATGGATATAGGCTATAACGAAGATTATTCCATGTTTGCGCTGGACGTGCAGATAAGCCGTTTTTCTAACAATCCGACCATTTTCTCGCCGATGATGGACGATCGTAAACTAGCTGATTTCAAGGATATCGGACACCGTTTTTACCGCTCAGGCAACCGCATACAGGTCGGTCATGAGCACAGCAAGGTGCCGCCGGTGGATATCACTGAAGTAAATATCAATACCGTCCAGGGACCGGTCCATGTGGTGGACAGGATCATAGTGCCGGAAGATTTCAGCATGTGGCATAAGAAAAAATAG
- a CDS encoding fasciclin domain-containing protein, with the protein MKSLHYLYVILFGLALASCSKDPENTGTVPEKNTLNDVVRDNFGLTYLATALYKSGLNRTLTREGTYTLLAPSDDAYRAAGYLNPAALYAEPAGKLAEQGNYHILKSPVLFTGKDLKMNQEEETLLGTKIYWSRVLRGKDTLTTINGGRLLQADIKASNGVMQVLDRLLAPNLHSNLKQALAAEADLSLFYQALKTAGLLESLGGTTSYTVFALTNTAIKQLGYADLEAIEKADAAELRKLLSYHIAKQRKFAQDYFLLTPDGTTTYTETMLNEKTITINLLGQYNVPNSFTGITLQGPGNSWPITPVRTDVLAGNGVIHVIGGALQ; encoded by the coding sequence ATGAAATCACTACACTATCTATATGTTATCCTCTTTGGATTAGCCCTGGCAAGCTGTTCGAAAGATCCGGAGAATACCGGTACGGTGCCAGAGAAAAATACCCTGAACGATGTGGTTCGGGACAATTTTGGACTGACCTATCTCGCGACCGCGCTGTATAAGAGCGGTCTAAACAGAACGTTGACGCGGGAAGGCACCTATACCTTGCTTGCGCCCTCCGATGATGCTTACCGGGCAGCCGGTTATCTGAATCCGGCTGCCCTATATGCCGAGCCGGCAGGTAAGCTCGCCGAGCAGGGGAATTACCATATCCTGAAGAGCCCCGTACTGTTTACGGGGAAGGACTTAAAAATGAATCAGGAGGAAGAAACACTATTGGGTACCAAAATCTATTGGAGCCGTGTACTGCGGGGTAAGGATACTTTGACGACCATCAATGGCGGACGGCTCCTACAGGCTGATATCAAAGCGTCCAACGGTGTGATGCAGGTGCTGGACCGGTTGCTGGCACCCAACCTGCACAGCAACCTCAAGCAGGCATTGGCGGCGGAGGCTGATCTCAGCCTGTTTTATCAGGCCTTAAAGACCGCTGGACTATTGGAATCGCTGGGCGGTACCACAAGTTATACGGTATTTGCCCTGACCAATACGGCAATTAAGCAACTGGGGTACGCAGATCTGGAAGCAATAGAGAAGGCCGATGCCGCTGAACTGCGAAAATTGCTGAGTTATCATATTGCCAAGCAGCGCAAGTTTGCACAAGATTACTTCCTGCTGACGCCCGATGGGACAACAACCTATACCGAAACCATGTTGAACGAAAAGACGATCACGATCAACTTGCTTGGTCAGTATAATGTACCCAATAGTTTTACCGGGATTACGCTTCAGGGCCCCGGCAATTCCTGGCCGATCACGCCCGTGCGTACGGATGTGCTTGCTGGAAACGGAGTCATTCATGTGATTGGCGGGGCGCTCCAATAA
- a CDS encoding TonB-dependent receptor, which produces MRTINNTLYRWLVVLAALFLLQLLPTDSRAQETSGALTGRVLDGAKAAVPGASIEAVHTPSGTKYTLSADKDGRFTINNMRIGGPYRVSATAVGLQSDVRNDIFIRLGGAQELELQLLAATQQIGEVLVSARARGQRADTFGAGQNISAGQIRNMPTVSRSITDVTRLTPQGSRDNSFGGTNFRYNNVTVDGAINNDAIGFSPSLGGQTGTSGMAGSSTRTNPISIDAIQDIQVYLAPYDVKIGNFTGGSVNAVTRSGTNKVEGSVYGFGRNATLTGKDRVGTLGKMNSDFYDYQSGFRIGFPLIKNKLFFFTNEEVTRRQDPTQLVVGTAETAQILSVADAEKIAATVRDRYGSVFDAGTAGSYTNWSKSVKFFNRVDWNINDRHQLAVRNNSIRSSATHMDRDQQDFRFSSMAFKQTNNQSSTVAELKSRLSNTLSANAVIGYTVVNDSRDPLSDPTLPQVQVQGRTPGTTIYIGTDREASIFDMRQRTWEFTANLTWNTGRHKLLLGTHNELYSIRYGFVNSWNGRVDYNSIEDFVSNKPYRVRGSYNYVDNTRGYILAHPAADFNINMYGLYVQDEIRVHDRLRITPGLRADLTSLPEMPQLSEKVKNILSDPNFGTSYQYTPLNRLRNDFMNRVQLSPRVGFRWEVTEDRRLGMRGGAGLFTGRIPFAWLAYAYYNTGNSYGAFDQRADQKPFAPGSDAIRPSELGLADFIAQNGAVVNDPNSGKTQVDLVDNGFTLPQVLRGSLGMDYEAAGDWKFTVEGIYTKNISDVLFQQLNTPDNPHWYGYDREHKQPVYSGTVDNRFSNIYLLSNTSQGYKYSITGTVVKKYKTLNASASYTYGMSKDLSNGVRNSMESNWQLNQSLVPNNPGLAYSNFDIRHRIIASVGYEKPWQRAGRSHVTLFFSAQSGSPFTYGIVNNSIQGLPQQVSLVYIPTVEEAIHYFKDIDGGQTAAEQATAFNTFIDANAYLHGRRGNFTERNKARTPWNVQADLRLAHELPVNKQGHVLTFSADLVNLSNLLYKKWGLQYFSPNTFNSTSSVGLTPGLFPPQQNQGNWPVFEFRDPGTPYSIDYFNSRAQVQLGLRYSF; this is translated from the coding sequence ATGAGAACAATTAACAATACACTATATCGTTGGCTAGTGGTGCTTGCCGCATTATTTTTGCTGCAGCTGCTACCAACAGACAGTCGGGCCCAGGAGACATCGGGGGCACTGACGGGCCGGGTGCTGGACGGAGCAAAAGCAGCCGTACCGGGTGCATCCATCGAAGCGGTACATACGCCTTCGGGAACGAAATATACGCTGTCAGCTGATAAAGACGGGCGTTTTACGATCAATAATATGCGGATCGGTGGCCCATATCGTGTCAGTGCCACAGCTGTCGGTCTACAGTCGGACGTCCGGAATGATATTTTCATCCGTCTGGGGGGAGCACAGGAACTAGAACTCCAGCTGCTCGCTGCTACGCAACAGATCGGAGAGGTGCTGGTCAGCGCCCGTGCACGGGGTCAGCGCGCCGACACTTTCGGGGCGGGGCAGAATATTTCGGCCGGACAGATCCGTAATATGCCGACGGTATCGCGTTCGATTACGGATGTCACACGGCTGACGCCGCAGGGAAGCCGCGACAACAGTTTCGGAGGAACCAACTTCCGGTACAACAACGTCACTGTGGACGGGGCGATCAACAACGACGCTATCGGTTTCTCTCCCTCGTTGGGCGGGCAGACGGGTACCTCGGGCATGGCGGGAAGTTCGACACGTACCAATCCAATCTCGATCGATGCAATCCAGGACATACAGGTATATCTTGCGCCCTATGATGTCAAGATCGGTAATTTTACAGGCGGATCGGTGAATGCGGTAACCCGTTCGGGGACGAATAAAGTGGAAGGATCCGTATATGGCTTTGGACGTAATGCAACACTGACGGGAAAAGACCGCGTAGGGACACTGGGAAAGATGAACAGTGACTTCTACGATTACCAGTCCGGTTTTCGAATCGGTTTTCCGCTCATTAAAAATAAGTTGTTTTTCTTTACCAACGAGGAAGTAACCCGCCGGCAGGATCCGACGCAGCTCGTAGTCGGTACGGCAGAGACGGCCCAGATATTGAGTGTGGCGGATGCTGAAAAAATAGCTGCTACTGTCAGAGACCGCTATGGTAGTGTATTCGATGCGGGCACTGCCGGCAGCTATACCAACTGGAGCAAGTCGGTCAAGTTCTTTAATCGTGTGGACTGGAATATCAATGACAGGCACCAGCTCGCTGTCCGGAACAACAGCATCCGCAGTTCGGCCACGCATATGGACCGTGATCAGCAGGATTTTCGCTTTTCCAGCATGGCCTTTAAACAGACCAACAACCAGAGCAGCACCGTGGCAGAACTGAAAAGCCGCTTGTCAAATACGCTGTCTGCCAATGCCGTCATAGGCTATACCGTCGTCAACGACAGCCGTGATCCGCTGTCTGATCCGACTCTGCCGCAGGTGCAAGTCCAGGGCCGTACCCCCGGAACGACGATTTACATCGGTACAGACCGCGAAGCGAGCATTTTTGACATGCGGCAGCGTACCTGGGAATTTACGGCCAATCTCACCTGGAATACCGGCAGGCATAAACTGCTGCTGGGTACACACAATGAACTGTACAGCATCCGTTATGGTTTTGTCAACAGCTGGAATGGGCGCGTCGACTACAACAGCATCGAGGATTTTGTCAGCAATAAGCCTTACAGGGTGCGCGGTAGCTATAACTATGTTGACAACACCCGCGGTTATATCCTGGCACATCCCGCGGCAGACTTTAACATCAATATGTACGGTCTGTATGTTCAGGATGAAATCCGTGTACACGACCGCCTGCGTATAACGCCGGGTCTACGAGCTGATCTGACGAGCCTGCCGGAGATGCCGCAGCTGAGCGAAAAGGTGAAGAACATCCTCTCCGATCCCAATTTTGGGACGAGCTATCAGTATACTCCACTTAACCGTCTGCGCAATGATTTTATGAACCGTGTGCAGCTGTCGCCACGGGTGGGATTCCGCTGGGAGGTAACGGAGGACCGTAGGCTGGGCATGCGCGGTGGCGCTGGGCTGTTTACGGGGAGAATTCCTTTCGCCTGGCTAGCTTATGCGTATTACAATACCGGAAACAGTTACGGCGCTTTTGACCAACGGGCAGATCAGAAGCCTTTTGCTCCGGGCAGCGATGCGATACGTCCAAGTGAACTTGGGCTGGCAGATTTCATCGCCCAGAATGGTGCTGTTGTCAATGATCCGAACAGTGGAAAGACACAGGTGGATCTGGTCGACAATGGCTTTACATTGCCACAGGTGCTCCGTGGAAGCCTAGGAATGGACTATGAGGCAGCTGGTGACTGGAAGTTTACCGTAGAGGGTATCTACACCAAGAATATCAGTGATGTGCTGTTCCAGCAGCTCAATACTCCTGACAATCCACATTGGTACGGTTATGACCGGGAGCATAAACAGCCGGTATACAGTGGTACGGTGGATAACCGTTTTTCAAATATTTATCTGCTGAGCAATACCAGCCAGGGATATAAATACAGTATTACGGGAACAGTGGTAAAGAAATATAAAACTTTGAATGCGAGTGCGAGCTACACCTACGGAATGTCAAAGGATCTCTCCAATGGGGTCCGAAACTCCATGGAATCGAACTGGCAGCTCAACCAGTCGCTGGTACCCAACAATCCGGGGCTGGCCTATAGCAATTTTGATATCCGGCATCGCATCATCGCGAGCGTGGGGTATGAAAAGCCGTGGCAACGTGCCGGACGCAGCCATGTGACACTGTTCTTTTCAGCACAGTCGGGTTCGCCCTTTACATATGGTATTGTGAATAACAGTATTCAGGGACTGCCGCAGCAAGTGTCGCTGGTGTATATACCGACGGTGGAGGAAGCTATTCATTATTTTAAAGATATTGACGGAGGACAGACAGCGGCGGAGCAGGCAACTGCATTCAATACATTTATTGATGCAAACGCCTATTTGCATGGACGTCGGGGTAATTTTACCGAGCGGAATAAGGCGCGCACTCCATGGAACGTGCAGGCTGACCTGCGTCTGGCGCACGAGCTCCCAGTCAACAAACAGGGGCATGTGCTGACATTTTCGGCAGACTTGGTGAACCTGTCCAATCTGCTGTACAAAAAATGGGGACTACAGTACTTTTCACCAAATACGTTTAACTCGACAAGTTCGGTGGGTTTGACGCCGGGTCTGTTTCCTCCACAGCAAAATCAAGGAAACTGGCCTGTATTTGAGTTCCGGGATCCGGGGACTCCCTACAGTATAGATTATTTTAATTCGCGTGCTCAGGTACAGCTGGGCTTGCGATATTCATTTTAA
- a CDS encoding erythromycin esterase family protein, with protein MRSTVFVLAALVVFILTFNTLIYDESPLPDQAQLLREVNRYKTVVTGVSFADSNFSDLQVLDSLFKTKRILMLGEMLHSDGETFRAKSRLIRYLHQKLGYEVVLYEAGQYDMWLMNREMEKPELQVSSTALGGIGLFYFWWRNQENKPLISYYQQSKQTADPITLGGFDIQFSGGMLRDKRGQLLDEYFQKQGVDLRAYPVFRKQMQKLDYLSYAGYASKQLDATAQKQFLDELSSLEKAVRSLNKDPQQRIYVRYLSDMKNNFDRSWKHKPGSMTSMHIRDSLMAENLCYQLDSLYADKKVIIWCANIHAFSAPCNKEYTPLGTYIKKKYGQQSYMLGFSSYARFNERGRIVDRPSKLAIENVFHAANSPYFFLDLHSLPAASRLRQPFVSAMNQQQEEQRQWSDFFDGLFYIDINKQPTYSEK; from the coding sequence ATGCGATCTACAGTTTTTGTACTGGCAGCCCTTGTGGTCTTCATTTTAACTTTTAATACGCTCATCTATGATGAGAGCCCTTTACCCGATCAGGCACAGCTATTGCGGGAGGTCAATCGTTATAAAACTGTTGTGACCGGGGTTTCTTTTGCGGATAGCAATTTCTCTGATCTGCAGGTGCTTGACAGTCTTTTTAAGACGAAACGTATTTTGATGCTGGGCGAAATGCTTCACAGCGATGGCGAGACATTCCGGGCCAAATCCCGATTGATACGTTATCTGCATCAGAAGCTCGGTTATGAGGTAGTGCTCTACGAGGCGGGACAGTACGATATGTGGCTGATGAACCGAGAAATGGAAAAGCCGGAGCTACAGGTGTCCAGTACTGCGCTAGGAGGCATTGGTCTATTCTATTTTTGGTGGCGAAATCAGGAAAATAAGCCACTTATTTCTTATTATCAGCAATCTAAGCAGACTGCGGATCCGATCACCCTTGGAGGATTCGATATACAGTTTTCGGGTGGTATGCTGCGTGACAAACGGGGACAGCTGCTGGATGAATATTTCCAGAAACAAGGGGTCGACCTCCGAGCTTATCCTGTCTTCAGGAAGCAGATGCAGAAGCTGGATTACCTGAGCTATGCGGGATATGCCAGCAAGCAACTGGATGCCACAGCTCAGAAACAATTTCTGGACGAGCTCAGCAGCCTCGAAAAAGCCGTGCGATCATTGAATAAGGATCCTCAGCAGCGGATATATGTCCGTTATCTGAGTGATATGAAAAATAACTTTGACAGGTCGTGGAAGCATAAGCCGGGATCCATGACCAGCATGCACATACGGGATTCGCTCATGGCCGAAAATTTATGTTATCAGCTGGATTCATTATATGCCGACAAGAAGGTGATCATCTGGTGTGCAAACATACATGCCTTTTCAGCACCGTGCAATAAAGAATATACTCCGCTGGGAACATATATTAAAAAGAAATATGGACAACAGTCCTATATGCTGGGTTTCAGTTCGTATGCTAGATTCAATGAACGGGGCCGTATCGTGGACAGACCCAGCAAGCTTGCCATCGAAAATGTCTTTCATGCGGCAAATTCTCCTTATTTCTTTTTGGATCTGCACAGTCTGCCGGCTGCCTCCAGGCTCAGACAGCCTTTTGTCTCTGCGATGAATCAGCAGCAGGAGGAACAACGGCAATGGAGTGACTTTTTTGACGGCCTTTTCTATATTGATATCAATAAACAACCTACATATTCGGAAAAATAA
- a CDS encoding ABC transporter ATP-binding protein — protein MASIITRQLTFKIGSRNILNTIDLHVPDNSIYGYLGRNGAGKSTTIKLLLGLLPDKADSIFIQGRSLKSDPEATYAQVGNLLEAPCYYSGLTVFENLKYLDIIHKKGSKRIDAVLEMVDLYREKNKKAGVLSMGMKQRLGIAMAIYHDPQLLILDEPLNGLDPQGIVEMRDLFRQLKEQGKTIFLSSHILTELEKVATHIGIIENGSMIFQGTKGELLSQVDRQVSLRTTDPLRTAPLLQSLGLTVLSQGQDTLVVQIGDDNQFDLMIKSLVQQCIPICAIESHTADLEQIFMNLITKPNV, from the coding sequence ATGGCAAGTATCATAACGCGTCAACTTACTTTTAAAATCGGATCCAGGAACATCCTGAACACTATTGATCTGCATGTTCCGGACAATAGTATCTATGGCTACCTTGGCAGGAATGGAGCTGGTAAATCCACTACGATCAAATTGCTGCTTGGTCTTCTGCCGGACAAGGCGGATAGCATTTTTATTCAGGGGCGTAGCCTCAAGTCGGACCCCGAAGCGACATATGCACAGGTCGGAAACCTGCTTGAAGCTCCTTGCTATTATTCAGGACTGACAGTTTTTGAAAACCTAAAATACTTGGATATTATTCACAAAAAGGGCAGTAAAAGGATTGATGCCGTGCTCGAAATGGTCGATTTATATCGAGAGAAGAACAAAAAAGCAGGTGTACTGTCGATGGGCATGAAGCAGCGTTTGGGTATTGCCATGGCCATTTATCATGACCCGCAGCTATTGATCCTCGACGAGCCCCTAAATGGACTCGATCCGCAGGGCATTGTCGAAATGAGAGACCTGTTCCGTCAGCTCAAAGAACAGGGTAAGACGATTTTCCTGTCGAGCCATATTCTCACGGAGCTTGAAAAAGTTGCCACGCACATCGGCATCATCGAAAACGGAAGTATGATTTTCCAGGGAACAAAAGGAGAATTGCTGAGCCAGGTGGATCGGCAGGTGTCCTTGCGTACCACTGACCCACTTCGTACAGCCCCGCTGTTACAGTCACTCGGGCTTACGGTACTAAGTCAGGGCCAGGATACCTTGGTGGTACAGATCGGCGATGACAACCAATTTGATCTCATGATCAAGAGTCTTGTCCAGCAGTGCATTCCGATCTGTGCCATCGAGTCCCATACTGCAGATCTTGAACAGATTTTTATGAATTTAATCACAAAGCCCAATGTTTAA
- a CDS encoding ABC transporter permease encodes MFNTFYTAFLSEKYKLLRNRQIFGVLLLPALLILLIDGYIIYDIMKTGSAAAVPNPWKVLLGRYVFQFFYLLYPIVVAVYVYACCEVEYKNNNYKILFTLPLSRLNIFLSKVLFILLTVLFSVLLAYTAFLASGYVLSKLYPQLGFQNYDYRTVIFYTFLKLFITLSAIAMLQLALSLIFRSFIYPIGISMFMLVFSVFTVNRDFSDFIPYTGAYKAFLNIVEENDAFARLDYSNVVMTVIFILISFFLFKRKGQF; translated from the coding sequence ATGTTTAATACATTCTATACCGCCTTCTTGTCAGAGAAATATAAGCTCCTCCGAAACAGGCAGATTTTTGGTGTACTGCTTCTTCCTGCTTTGCTGATCTTGTTGATCGATGGCTATATTATCTACGATATCATGAAAACAGGTTCGGCAGCAGCCGTCCCGAACCCCTGGAAGGTCCTCCTTGGACGCTATGTTTTTCAGTTTTTTTACTTGCTTTACCCCATTGTTGTCGCTGTCTATGTATATGCATGCTGTGAAGTGGAGTATAAAAATAACAACTATAAAATCTTGTTTACCTTGCCATTGTCGAGATTGAACATATTCCTTTCCAAAGTGTTGTTTATCCTGCTGACTGTGCTATTTTCGGTCCTGTTGGCGTACACCGCCTTCCTGGCCAGCGGTTATGTTCTGAGTAAGCTGTATCCGCAGTTAGGTTTTCAGAATTACGATTATCGGACGGTCATCTTTTATACATTTCTGAAGCTCTTTATTACGCTTTCAGCGATTGCCATGTTGCAGCTGGCATTAAGCCTGATCTTTCGAAGTTTTATTTATCCTATTGGAATCAGTATGTTTATGCTGGTGTTTTCGGTGTTTACGGTCAATAGAGATTTTTCGGATTTTATTCCTTATACCGGTGCATATAAGGCGTTCCTGAACATCGTTGAAGAAAATGATGCTTTCGCACGGCTTGATTACAGCAATGTGGTGATGACTGTCATTTTTATACTGATCAGCTTCTTTCTTTTTAAACGTAAGGGCCAGTTTTAG